Proteins from a single region of Deltaproteobacteria bacterium:
- a CDS encoding glycosyltransferase family 39 protein: MKVFLIHKDRIAVGIIIAMMILCAFVVNDYGITWDETIQHEYGERVLAFYTSGFSDHRALSFGNLYYYGGLLEVLFVLVAKIVPADIFLIRHCITALIGIVGLVGVYELGRRLGGRATAIIAMLVLALSPLYLAELFNNSKDLPFAVGYIWAVVFLIDFGKSLPNPSLAVSLRFGIAAGLTMAFRVGGMLLYFYFGLVLLVFLWRQRLNLISKHSFWVRFGKPLLQVAAIIFISSYALMIIAWPWALVEPWRPFEALSKMVRFASGPSEILLMGQWVPTKSLPLTYIPVYATIKIPELVLMALAIGFLKIIVAIFTKRLAQLKPTMEQALVILAAIFPLVYVIVQHSKLYDGLRHLLFAMSVLMVVAAWQIIWFFKRFILGNKTRYYISILLVVLYLAAHLSIIIRLHPYHMIYYNVIAKGPSHAVGRFVGDSAGLSYREAVMLLSSHLLADNPPNEQQPVRVHACSNPVSSTWFFPLWMKWAQNISDADYVLSTTACPCERSLVGKGKEILAVERLGAKINIVRSMH, translated from the coding sequence ATGAAAGTATTTTTAATACACAAAGACCGTATCGCCGTTGGCATCATAATAGCCATGATGATTCTATGTGCTTTTGTGGTGAATGATTACGGAATTACCTGGGATGAAACGATTCAGCATGAATATGGTGAGCGCGTGCTTGCATTTTACACATCAGGTTTTTCTGACCATCGAGCATTGAGTTTCGGCAATCTTTACTATTACGGCGGTCTTTTAGAGGTTTTATTTGTGCTTGTTGCCAAAATTGTTCCCGCCGATATCTTTCTTATACGCCACTGCATTACAGCACTCATCGGAATTGTAGGTCTGGTTGGGGTTTACGAGCTTGGTCGACGTCTTGGTGGTCGTGCAACTGCTATTATAGCTATGCTGGTTTTGGCTTTAAGTCCGCTTTACCTTGCCGAACTTTTCAACAACAGCAAAGATTTGCCTTTTGCTGTAGGCTATATTTGGGCTGTGGTTTTTTTAATCGATTTTGGTAAATCGCTACCCAACCCATCCTTAGCGGTAAGCCTGCGTTTTGGAATTGCTGCTGGGCTAACTATGGCTTTTCGTGTCGGTGGGATGCTACTATATTTCTATTTTGGGCTCGTGCTTCTAGTCTTTTTATGGCGTCAACGCTTAAACTTGATTTCGAAACATAGTTTTTGGGTTCGATTTGGTAAACCTCTTCTGCAAGTTGCTGCGATCATTTTCATTTCGTCATATGCCTTAATGATTATTGCTTGGCCTTGGGCGCTTGTTGAACCATGGCGTCCCTTTGAGGCTTTGTCAAAAATGGTTCGGTTTGCCAGTGGCCCGAGTGAAATATTGCTTATGGGTCAATGGGTGCCAACTAAGTCACTTCCTCTAACCTATATTCCTGTTTATGCCACTATTAAAATTCCTGAGCTTGTTTTGATGGCGCTAGCAATCGGTTTTTTAAAGATTATTGTAGCTATTTTTACAAAACGCCTAGCACAATTAAAACCAACCATGGAGCAGGCATTGGTTATACTAGCAGCTATTTTCCCCTTAGTTTATGTGATTGTGCAGCACTCCAAACTTTACGATGGGTTAAGGCATCTGCTTTTTGCTATGTCGGTACTTATGGTAGTTGCGGCTTGGCAGATAATCTGGTTTTTTAAGCGTTTTATTTTGGGGAACAAAACCCGCTACTATATTTCTATATTGCTTGTGGTGTTGTATCTTGCCGCTCATTTGTCGATAATCATTCGTCTTCACCCCTACCACATGATTTACTATAACGTTATTGCAAAAGGCCCGAGTCATGCGGTTGGGCGCTTTGTTGGTGATTCTGCAGGTTTGTCTTATCGTGAGGCGGTTATGCTTTTGAGCTCACATTTATTGGCCGATAATCCCCCTAACGAGCAACAGCCGGTGCGAGTCCACGCATGTTCTAACCCGGTATCGTCAACTTGGTTTTTCCCTTTGTGGATGAAGTGGGCACAAAATATTTCTGATGCAGACTACGTGCTTTCTACTACTGCTTGCCCATGCGAACGCTCGCTTGTTGGCAAGGGTAAAGAAATTCTAGCTGTTGAGCGCTTAGGGGCAAAAATTAATATTGTGCGTAGTATGCATTGA
- a CDS encoding glycosyltransferase, with protein MNTCSIVIPCYNEAARMNARSYLDLLVHPDVKIILVDDGSTDDTWLCFEAIVRNAPANRVKLLRMDKNVGKGEAVRAGLNLAIKENSDVVGYLDADLATPASELLRMYEQLNTCDALVLLGSRVKLLGYEISRSVLRHYLGRLFATLASLLLNLPVYDTQCGAKLFLVTPILVRALSQSFHSKWAFDVELLGRLHRSLLAVGSFNSKSFCEVPLHIWRDMGGSKVKPLAAIKATAELFLIAWKLRQYCKLI; from the coding sequence TCGATAGTTATCCCCTGTTACAACGAAGCTGCTCGTATGAACGCCAGAAGCTATTTAGATCTGCTCGTTCACCCTGATGTAAAAATAATTTTGGTTGATGATGGTTCTACTGACGATACCTGGCTATGTTTTGAGGCCATTGTCCGAAATGCTCCTGCCAATCGAGTTAAACTTTTACGTATGGATAAAAACGTTGGTAAAGGTGAGGCAGTGCGTGCAGGATTGAACCTCGCAATCAAAGAAAACTCAGATGTTGTAGGTTATCTCGACGCCGATCTTGCGACTCCTGCAAGTGAATTGCTTAGAATGTACGAGCAGCTAAATACTTGTGATGCTTTGGTGTTACTTGGTTCACGAGTAAAGCTTTTAGGCTATGAAATATCACGCAGCGTCCTAAGACATTACTTGGGACGCTTATTTGCCACGCTCGCATCATTGCTACTTAATCTTCCTGTTTATGACACTCAATGCGGCGCCAAACTTTTTTTAGTGACTCCGATATTGGTGCGGGCTTTGAGCCAATCTTTTCATTCAAAGTGGGCTTTCGATGTTGAGTTGTTAGGACGTTTGCATCGCTCGCTATTAGCTGTCGGCTCTTTCAATTCTAAGTCCTTCTGTGAAGTGCCTTTGCATATATGGCGAGACATGGGGGGATCAAAAGTAAAACCATTAGCAGCGATAAAAGCTACCGCTGAACTGTTTTTAATTGCCTGGAAACTTCGGCAATATTGTAAACTGATTTAA